In Geminocystis sp. NIES-3709, a single genomic region encodes these proteins:
- a CDS encoding DNA polymerase III subunit gamma/tau, whose protein sequence is MTYEPLHHKYRPQTFAQLAGQEAISQTLINAIKSEKIVPAYLFCGPRGTGKTSSARILAKSLNCLQSDQPTDEPCGVCEACKSITNGSALDVIEIDAASNTGVDNIREIIEKAQFAPVQCRYKVYVIDECHMLSTAAFNALLKTLEEPPSRVIFVLATTDPQRVLPTIISRCQRFDYRRIPLEAMITHLRDIATKENIDITIEALSIVAQLSNGGMRDAQSLLDQLSLLSETITPQKVWDLVGAVSEQDLLELIQAIATDNPENVITQCRKLLDRGREPLIVLQNLANFYLSLLISKTAPHRNDLVAITADTWSKLKEEGTKWQLSTILQGQKKLKDSEVQIRNTTQPRLWLEITLLNLLPSANIATVTVEAIKTNLSINSSGASLQVVKTPSEKTSSETKIIEDNSSKENIEKIDLTSFGDVMEKVVQAISKITTKSFVRQNCKITSIEGQMVKIAVGSKFLLDVGNRQKKDIEEGFNKVFGKTMSIVLFENKEIKSEKIESKNDDEIETSTSVKSVNVNSNSIPKLNNPSPSKPAEIVVSNLGNTNQNTLNAATNLAKSVNGEIVLIEPKSTEIKPEIKLVNRPEINSFDDDDIPF, encoded by the coding sequence ATGACTTACGAACCCTTACATCATAAATATAGACCACAAACTTTTGCCCAATTAGCAGGACAAGAGGCGATCTCACAAACCCTCATCAACGCTATAAAAAGTGAAAAAATAGTTCCCGCTTACCTATTTTGTGGCCCTCGTGGTACTGGAAAAACATCAAGTGCCAGAATTTTAGCGAAATCACTTAATTGTTTACAAAGCGATCAACCTACTGATGAACCCTGCGGAGTTTGTGAAGCCTGTAAAAGTATTACTAATGGTTCGGCTTTAGACGTGATTGAAATTGATGCGGCTAGTAACACTGGGGTTGATAATATTCGAGAAATCATCGAAAAAGCTCAATTTGCTCCTGTTCAGTGCCGTTATAAGGTATATGTTATTGATGAGTGTCATATGCTCAGTACGGCGGCTTTTAACGCTCTTTTAAAGACTTTAGAAGAACCTCCCTCACGAGTAATCTTTGTCTTAGCAACCACAGATCCGCAACGGGTATTACCAACAATTATCTCTCGATGTCAAAGATTCGATTATCGTCGTATTCCTTTAGAAGCGATGATTACTCATTTACGAGATATTGCCACGAAGGAAAATATTGATATTACTATTGAAGCATTATCGATCGTCGCTCAATTATCTAACGGGGGAATGCGAGACGCACAAAGTTTACTAGATCAACTTAGTCTATTATCAGAAACCATAACTCCTCAAAAAGTATGGGATTTAGTGGGGGCGGTTTCGGAACAAGATTTATTGGAATTGATACAAGCGATCGCCACTGATAACCCTGAAAATGTGATTACTCAATGTCGTAAACTGCTCGATCGAGGTAGAGAACCTTTAATAGTATTACAAAATTTAGCTAACTTTTACCTTAGCCTTTTAATTAGTAAAACAGCACCCCATAGAAACGACTTGGTAGCCATTACCGCCGATACTTGGTCAAAATTGAAAGAAGAAGGAACAAAATGGCAATTAAGCACTATTTTACAGGGGCAAAAAAAACTTAAAGATAGCGAAGTACAAATTAGAAACACGACTCAACCGAGACTCTGGTTAGAGATTACCTTACTAAATCTTTTACCCTCCGCTAATATTGCTACCGTCACTGTGGAAGCCATCAAAACAAATCTTTCTATTAACTCATCGGGAGCATCCCTTCAAGTTGTCAAAACTCCTTCCGAAAAAACATCTTCAGAAACAAAAATTATTGAAGATAATAGCTCTAAAGAAAACATCGAAAAAATTGATTTAACTTCCTTTGGTGATGTGATGGAAAAAGTTGTTCAAGCAATTAGCAAAATCACTACAAAATCTTTTGTTAGACAAAACTGTAAGATAACAAGTATTGAAGGACAAATGGTCAAAATAGCCGTTGGTAGTAAATTTTTATTAGATGTAGGTAATCGACAAAAAAAAGATATTGAAGAAGGATTTAATAAGGTATTTGGAAAAACTATGTCTATTGTTTTATTTGAAAATAAAGAAATAAAATCAGAAAAAATTGAATCAAAAAATGATGATGAAATAGAAACATCTACCTCTGTTAAATCTGTTAATGTAAACTCTAATTCTATTCCAAAACTTAATAATCCTTCCCCTTCAAAACCAGCAGAAATAGTTGTCTCTAATTTAGGAAACACCAACCAAAATACACTAAATGCAGCGACAAATTTAGCTAAAAGTGTCAATGGTGAAATTGTTTTAA